The sequence GAATGGGTTCACTCAAGGTGCAGCACCACCAGGAGCCCTCAGACATGGTTTGGCACTGCGGGCGGCACCGTTGCCTCACTCTGGGTTGAAATCCACCTGGATCTTTGTGTGCCGAGTTTGCATTTTCTGCTCATATTGTCTACATTGCCAATAGGCATGAACGAGGACCTGCAATAAACCAATAACTTACACCGgttgtcagctgggatagattcCAGGGCGGTGATAAGTAGGAGGGGAAATATGAATGAAGGACCTCAGACCCATTCCAAGGAGAGATCAGATAAATGTTATTAAAGggaaataaaagtataaaattatttgtgtaaaatcaatcatttttttctttctccctgaACAGAGACATTACACTCTGGTTGAATAACTAATGAAATGGGGCCCTTATCAAAACACCAGGGGACCATAACCATGATTGATAGACAGTACAATTGTGATAAAGGCTTGctctaaattttaaaaaacatcatgTTTTGACTTTAGATAAATGAAGACATAATGTACTTCTTTTATTAACTAATTTGAGTATTCATATCATGCTCAGTTATTATCTTGTCAAATATATCAATAATGTTGACTTTCTTTTTCCCTGTCCTCTCAAATTAGAATCTGtgacagaattttaaaaatcagtaagaaggaacaaaaaaaataggtTAATTTGTACTACAATTAAAGGAATGCAAAACTGTTCAAAGCAAATGTCTGtataaacaaaatgaaaccaaGTAGTctgtcataaataaaataatttatttcatctgAGTATTTCTTATATCAGAATAATACCtatgttttagtttgtttgtttgtttgtcttttataaaaaaataattgtgacCTCAAGCCATGTACAGTAATGTTGACAAAGAACTGGAGGGGAgaggaaaaatgaaatcaaaaatgAGATTTTAATAAATCTGTCTGCATAATTATGGATTCATAAGCACTTGAACTGAGCAGTCATATTGGACCGGGACCACCAAACTAGTTAACAAGAAACAGATGCAGTAGGATAATTAAACCTGGgcctgtaaatatttttgccTCTTATTCTTGCAATTGTAGATGAGATcaacacttaaaaataaaacactaccAGAAGACTGATAGTCTGCTTTCCCTGCCGCCTTTTGAAACCTGAACAGACCAACAGCAGCAGCGCACcctggtctattttaaaaccttttcccAGTGAGCCTGATATTATTCCCACTCACCAGCAGCAAATGCACAGAGCATAGGACAGATTCAGTACATATAGAAACATGAACATTATGTGAGGAACTTGACATACCAAAGCTAATGTCATCCTTTTTTGGGGGCTTCTGAATCATAGCACGGGATCCCCTCAGGACGCCACCGGTTTGAtaactgttttgtgtgtgtgtgtgtctgcacgtgCTAAGCTAAAGTCATGCTAAAATGCTGCACCGCATGCTTTGAATGTGTTTGCCTGGTAAAAGTGATCTAAATGTTTGTCAAAGTCAGTGAAAGACTCATTGTCcttataaatgtgtgtttgtaggtcGGTTGCTCACGAGTAGAACCGGTTTAAGAAACAAAGGCCTTTATTTACTGTCCCAATCACCCAAAGGCCACCTGAGAGACCTGTCTGCTCTGCATCTTCATTTGGAATCTAATTTCTTTATGACATACTTTAAAGAATCAGTACTTGTTACATAATGCATAACATTAGTATATAAatatgtctttttctttctatatgataaaacagaaatttaaaaaatgaaaatacaacaaTGTAGTGTGCACTCGAAAacatacctaaccctaaccctaacctacatgtttcaaactcaaggcccgggggccaaatgtggcccgccacatcctttcatgtggcccgtgagagaaTAAATTGTGTCTAAAagaagtgtctaaaaataaataggtcaaaagtgtgtctgaccaaaaactacatttcccacaatgcagtaactaagCACATCGTAACTTTAACAAAAAAGttctaaaatgatttatgttttaaCAGAGCAATAAGTAAACTGTACAGTTTGacacttgaataagtaataaatgtagtaatttaacattaaggtgtatttacatttattttacatttattttacatttcattgagttacatttagtaacatttattagttacatctggccctttgaggacagctgttatgctgatgtggccctcggtgaaaataagtttgacacccctgtccTAAcccttaaaacaacaacaacaaaaatgtcccgTTTGGATATCATTCTGTTTCTTGTTATCAATGCTACTATTTCCCACACATTTCCCCTCCAAACTCCAGAGAAACTTTGATTATAGTAACTGTTTGAGGTTCTTAGGTTAGAGATTGAATTTTATTAATAAGATCATATCAGCATTAACAAgagtaataaatattttaaaaccaaATATTAAGTGCCAATAAATTCATTTGTTATAAAactgtttctccttctttcttccTCCACCCTAATATCTTAATACCCCCTGCTGGAAAGAGTCTTGATGACCTAAAGTACATTTTGCTGCCAATAATTCCACCAGAATTTTGACCTGGTATATAAAGCAGCTGTCCCCTTTTGTGTTTGGTTGCACTCTTCTTAACATTTCCAGTTAAACTGTCTATGGATGCCCCAGCACTGGCATCTGCTCTGGGAGAGCATGGCTCCATTCTTCTCAGGCAGCTGGAGAGGATGAGAACGGCTGGAGAGCTCACTGACGTAGTGCTGCTGGCGGAGGGAGTTCCCTTTCCGTGCCACAAGGTGGTGCTGTCCGCATTCAGCCCTTACTTCCAGGTGAAGTGTCCATCTTTGTGCCCATGTAGAAAAACAGAAGTTGATTTGCAGAAACATTTAAGACAAATCTGATCATTTTCCACTGATGCACGTAACATAAAGTctttcacactttttcaggcCATGTTCACATGTGGTCTGAAGGAGACCCGGGGAGCAGAGGTGTGTCTCAGAGACACTCCTGCTCAGAGCCTGGAGCTCCTACTCGACTACATGTACCGAGCTCAACTTCACATCTCCAATGACAACGTCCAGGGAGTGGCTGCAGCTGCCTTCCTGCTCCATGTAGACGGGGCCTTCAGGTGCGAAAATATAATTTGGGAATTCTTGAATCTtctataataaataacaattgcATCATGGAAATATTATGTGTGTACGACTCATTATAAAATGCTTCAGTATTCAGGACATCTTGCTCCCATCTCACTTTTGTTGTCACTGCTCCAGGTTGTGTCAGAACCACATGGAGGCCCACATGGATGCCTCCAACTGTGTCGGCCTGTACCACTGGGCCAGAGACCTGGGGGCCAGTAGTCTTGCAGATTGTGCTTTCATATATCTCTGCCAACACTTTGCAGAAGTGAGTACTCAGTACTATCTGGTTTCAAGATAAACACGTACTAGTGTCAGAATAGCAGCACAGTGATGTTGAGATGTTTCCAGACTGCTTTCAGTGATTATCTTAATTTTCATTTAGAAGTAAAGTTCTTATATGATGTAATTTTGTTGGTCTGTTCTTTGCACACTGGGATCTGGTTTGATGGATGTTTTTGGGTCAGTACAGGTAAAATTCACTTGACTTGAACAACTGATTTCATCAACTCCAAATTTGTCGtttatttcccttttctttatCTGGCCGTCTCGAGGTttgtgaggaagaagaagtgcTGGAGCTGGATGCCCAGCGTCTTGGCGATCTGCTGAGTTCAGATGATCTCAACATATCAAAGGAAGAGGTTGTGCTGGAGCTGGTTCTCCGCTGGCTCCAGCAGCACAAGGAGAGCTTGCAGTGTGAAGCCCAGGCAGTGGAATTACTCAGACACGTCCGACTGGAGCTCGTGGACCCTGGATTCCTCCGCAAAGCCAGAAGGAGAAACCCGGTGAGAGATGGAAGGGAGTTATAGAAGGAAATAAAATCTAGATTCATTATTCACATCTTCCAGGTGTTACTACGGGATGCAGAGTGCGTTGGGATGATTGACACCGTTCTCCACACCGAGGCATCTGCTCCACCTCATCGCACCCTTCGCTATGGCATGGAGACCACAGACCTGTTGCTCTGCTTGGGTGGGGTGAATACGGAGGGAGTTCCCACCCGCCGTGGAGGAACAGCTGACCTCAGCTTTTGCTTTGCCCCCAATGGTAGAAAGTCATACTTCATCCCATCTCCACTGAGGGGTGGTGGCATTTCTGGACAGATTACAGGAGGGGGAGTGACACGGGAAAATAACATCTTGGTAGCCATAGAGACAGAGGATCAACATAGGATGAAGAAGATGGCTATATACAGGTGTTTCCGTGCCcttatgtataaaaataatccATATGCATGCAGCACTAGATCTAAAATGCCTGTTCATCTTCCAGATACGATAATTCAGATGAGAGTAGCTGGGTGGAGGTGTGCACGGCGCCCCACAGGGACATGTACGCTCTGGGACTGCTGGGTGATTCCATCTATATGATAGGCGGTCAGATGAAAACGTGTCATCGCTACGTCATCACAGCCAGCGTGGAGAGGTGGTCGCTGAAGAGAGGAAGCAGCTGGCTCGGATTCGCCCCTTTGCCCCTCCCCTTAGCCTGCCACTGCGCCGTTATCTTAAAAGAGCATCTCTATGTGCTGGGAGGGTGGACACCCCAGGTACACGCACCTGTCTGACAACCACTCCAGTATCAATATTGACTGTCtagtggatttttattttgaagtgccTTCGAGCAAGATGACACAGCTAATTCAAGAGAttcagataaaaaaagaaaagaaaatgtctccACTAAAAGAAAATGGTCAATTATTCAAAGGTTtcacaaaagtattttttaaaactttttttaaaccaagaTTAACAAGAAAATGCAACATCCTTAAACATTCACTCAGTAACGAGGAGTTTTAAGTtcttaaagtaaataaagacaGTTTTACTTACCTTAAGCTCCTGTGTTATTTAGTCCTACATgtgtaatactgtatttaatgtttttatgaaatatatttttcataatgtaTGTAGACAATTCCAGACTTTATAGATCTCCAGCAGGGATAGACTAAAGTAAAATATCTGGGTGGAGTCttcattttcaatatttaaCCACTCACACGTTCATTGTGCGCTGCTGGGTTGCACTTGATCTCTTCTTGAACCGATTTCatttggctttttaaaaaaaactgacttcATTCTCAGTCAGGCAACTGGAACAGCAGCCCGGTCGCACCCTCTAGtggttaaaatgaaaaacacatattCACGACAAAACTTTTAAACACCACATAAGAGTCAAGTTTTTCTCACATAAACACATAAGTTTTAAATCTGCTCACTGATTTAAAGTCAAATTTTGAGAGGGTAAGCGCCACACTTCCCTTCTTGTTAGATCACTTATGCCTCTGCTTCTTTTTAGTTCTCATTTCACAATCTTGGCTCGCTTTCTATTTTTTCACCTTCCATTCTATGTCTAAATCACTCTTCTCTTTGCACAGAACTTGCCAGATGAGGAGCCTGACAAGCTGAGTAACCGAGTCTTTCAGTTTGACCCTGGGAAAGACAGGTGGGCAGAGTGCTCCAGGATGAAGTACTCCAGGTACCGCTGTGGCTCGGCTGTCCTAAACGGAGAAATCTACATACTTGGTCAGACCACAAGTGTATTCCTAAGGATTTATTGTGTATATAACAAGAACTGGTtccagtttgtgtgtttatgtgtctttCAGGTGGTATAGGGTGTAGTGGAGAGGACCTCGGACAGTCACGTCGCTGTCTGAGCTCTGTGGAGATATACAACCCACCCACAGACACCTGGAGGGAAGGACCAACCCTGCCCATGTCCTTACTCTCCCTCCGATCCAACGCATCCAATGCAGGAGCCATAGGAGAAAAGCTCTACGTCTGTGGTTACTTCAAGGGGGCCGGTCAGTTAGTGAggattgtaaattatttttctaaaaatctTGTTGTgagggtttggttttttttgcttaagTTATACCTCACATGTTGAACCTCAGGCTAAAATGACTCCTGTTGCACAATTTATGTCACATTAGAGTCTGGAAATTAGATTTTGGTTGCCCATAAGTTGCAGACTTTTTCTCATGACTGCAGGCCGTCATGAGATCATCACCAAGGAGATTTTGGAATTGGACACTGCAGACAATGTGTGGACTGTGGTGGAAAGACGAGCAGCCATGCAGGACAGCTATGATGTCTGTCTGGTGGCTAATCTCAACCCTCGAGACCTCTTCATACCCTGATCCATCTCCTACTGACTCTTGAGTAGATGTGATGTGTGGAAAGTGAGCACCTGTTCTTCAAACCTCATACAACTCTGTTGAAACAAAAATTTAACTCCTGTATTTCTAAGACAATATCATTATAAATAGTTCATTAATAGTTGCAAATGTCATTATTAATGGTGTGTGTCATCATTAGGTTGTTAACCTGTTGTAGATTACTGAAATAATTACTGAATGATGAAGTACAAATAAATGATTCATTAGAATAATACATTTTCTCTATTTTAGCTATAATAAATATAggattatatatttatatttacttattGGTACTTTTCTCTGATAATCACATCTTTAGTGTTATTTTTGTGTCGTCTGTGGGTTATAAGTGGGGCAGTAAGTTAATTTCTGTTGAGCTTTTCATACTTTTCATACTTCATATCTGAGTTTGAAATAAAACCAATGGAatccttcctccttctctctgaccgCAAAGTCTGATTCATCCCAGTTTCTTCGAAATCTATTCTAGGACTGACTTTTCCTGAGCTCGCCACAGAAGCTCAGCATCACCAAACATGTCCGACTGAAGTGGTGGATTAATGGTAAGCGGTGACCCACATGACATTCCGTACATACCTTCATTCCCTCTTTCCTGCTGCTGATCCGGAGCAACTGCGAAGCCGCGGAAAACCCCAAATGAGTGTGATGCGCCTGGATGTTGCTGTGAGCGCTGGCGTTGGAATGATGAGGCTCCACCCATCGGTATGGGCTGAACGGGTCTGAGGAGAGCTGCAGTTAAAGCTGATCGGATTCTTAATGTTCTCACTTTCTGTTAAACTGGACCAGCTGTAATAACGGTCTGTATTTTGAAGACTAAACCGATTTATGTGGCGCGTAAAGCAGTTTGGAGATCGCGTCCTTACGCAGTGACAGGTGTGCGCCGTGCGCTCCGGCGCACTGAGGATGGGCAGAAAGGGGCTGACGGCGGAGACGCGATGAACATCAGCCACCACTCCGAGCTCGGTTGCCTGCAGGATGAGGTGTCCGACGATGGAGGTGAAGAATCACCAGCACAAACACAACTTGAAGGCGCAGTTGCAGGCTTTTTATGTCTGGATGTCTAATGCAAGCATCTTTTTTGTAACTAGGGATTATGATACCATTTCTTATATGCCTGTTTATGCATGCATAGCCTTCTCACTGCAAGTAACAACAGTTTGTTGTATGCTGTTATATGTGATGTATAGTGACTTCCTGACTCGACCACACAAAGTCATCACACCCAGCTGAACACACAATCCTCCTAATGTGGATGATAAATCATTGTTCTATTTTGCGAGGCTCTTGCGATGTGAACTTGTGTTTGCCAATGCGGATATCAGCAGTCAGCGAGCGTTAATCTCCATCCTCCATTACaacttcacagacacacactaacaaaacacctccaaaaagaaaaagcatttcaGCTGTAgtagaacttttttttccaggaacCAAATCATGAACTAAAGACATGAGAtatgaagaggagaaaagaggagaggaaaacatgttTCACTCTGTTATTATAAAAAGGTTTTGCAGAAGATTGTGCATCAATCTGCACGCATGTAGTGTTGTCTACAccgtacaaaaaaaaagtatcccGTTCCATCTCCATGATGTGTCTGCATGGCTTCTTATGGATTCTGTTACAGTTTTGCATGGTTTCATAAATGACTTGcagattattcagctcttttttcactttatttttaattctgaagtttgtgtgttcttcaatctaacataaaggcttgaaatttatttgcctgcaTCTAcctttatttatggtgaggtcaaagagctagctgtgcactcagttaaacatttcctgcattgaaaattgataataaatgataatgtggacataggggaTGGCtacaagacacaaactggacttgggtttggACCTgttactaagaggaaatttttataacccgacctccgtgacttttaattgaatacccctgccaTAGAGGGTGAGAGCTGCAATGATGTATTGCTGACTATCTCATTAGACAATATCATAAAAAGCCTGTTGCCAAAGCAAAAGCTCcctgtgtttccatggttatCAGCCGCCATGTCAAGCTGGTGAATTCTCCCCTGctgaaggaggggaggaggcAATGACGTCCGATAGGGAGCAATTGAACAGAGAgtctgagaggaggaggaggaggaggaagagaagatggCGAACAATCTGGCCCCTACTGGTCACAGCTGAGTTGTGTAGCACACATCctgcaaaataaaaaggtgATCAGTTAAGGATGAGGTGAGACTGAATGAACAAAGAGGTGTGATTGATATTCATGTTGTTGAACTCACAAGTACAACATCCTTGGGGCTCCAGGCCCTGCAGGATGTGAAGCACTGCATCATGCACCGTGGCAAACAGCCGACTCTTTGGGACGTTGTCTGAGAAGAAACCGCCAGCTTCCAGCTGCTCCACAACGTGTGCTAATATTTAACCACACATGAAAGGGGAAAGAAATTTTGTCAGTATAGagataaatatttgtgtgtaaTGTCATGTGTCAGAAATAATGTGGTGTCACTGAGGCTGAGACCTTGGTGTATACATTCTACAAATCTTAAAAGAAATGAACTTTGACTCTTGTTTTGTCGGCTGTGCCACTCACTTTGACAGCCTGCGAGATAGATGACTATATCAATTTCTGCAAAGTCTTTGaaaatctgaaagaaaaaaaaattgtatgagGTTAGCATTGTCCTGCTGTGTTATCCTCCCAAATAACAATTTTTCAGCCAGTCAGTTGATCTGTCAGTAAATATTGGTTGTTTGGGGAGTTAGTCGAAAAGCTATTCAAAATTAATTCATGTTTGGTTATAAAAAGTCATACATATTGAGGAGTTTTACCAGTTACACCATTTGAATTTTGTAAATTTCTcaaattttagaaaatatttgATCTAGGTTATTTGAAGTACTTGTAAGGCCTTAAAatgatcttattttattttatatgtatgcatttgtctgcaatatgtatttttaatgtttcaatgGCAGCAACTTTTCTCACTCTTGTATGAAGAGTTTGAGTttgaattgttgttgtttttttacctacATCTCTGAGACCATTTTCTTAGTATTGGAGGGATGATAATAAGAataattttgacatttatttctagCTGACTATGATGCCATCTACTATTTAACTCTGAtaaatacattaacacatacatttttaaaggaTTTCACAGTAACTGTGTCCACGAAGCTGCTTGTGGAAATGTCCAAGATGATGCTGTGTGTTCCTGGTATGATTGCTATTTCCTTCTCCTCATCAATTTGCTGCAGTTCCTCATTGATGCTCTCGTCACACTGGCAGACCATGCCTGAATCTGTGTCtgacatgctgtgtgtgtaaGCCAAGTTTTCTTGGCCTTTAAGGTCACTTGTCCAGTTTTCGGTCAGATCTATATTTTCCCCCTCACTTGGTCCTTTCAGTTCTGGAGAGACTTTGTTCTTCTTTGCTTTGGCCAACTCTTTTttctggaaaatgaaaaaaattaaaaagtttaaattatcaGTTAAAATATGCCACTTTtgcaatataaaatatacaaatgtgtCATTTAGGACATCATActtgtttcttttcctcctttctaactctctttttctctttatctTGTTCACgtttcagttttgtttcttgtttcttcttctgcgtCAGCAGCTTCCCAAGGTCGATTCCACTCTGCACAGAAAACAAAGCATCACATGAAGTAAAGAAATAAGAAAGTgtgatgagagagagacagggggaCAGGGATTCCATCTGCATTCAGAAAAAGTCATATTCACACACCTTTTCTTGCAAGGCGTCCAAGTACAACTCAACATTTGCGTAGTAAATAGTTGTTGATGAACGGAAGATTTTAATTCCTGGAATCTCTTTAGCCTGTAGGGACACATCATAAAACGGAAGACTTCAGACTCTCACATCCTCTTTCACTATGATTTGTACTTTTCACCTCAAAAAAGGTACTGTTTGACTAAATGGGCTACCATTTACTGACTAAAAGTTGAACTAATTTTCTGTAGAATGTTCTTGTAGAGGTTTGGTCCAAAACTAAGTATAATTAATCAAACCACCAGAGGTATATGTTGATCTAAATATTACAAGTGGCACATCAgatctttttatttcaaaagttGCTTTAACTTACATTtcttaagaatccagtgtttgtAAAATGTCACTCACCTCCTGGTAGAGGTCTGTATCCAGATAGATGTCAGTGCCTGGCACGTTGCCCAAGATAGCATAGCGAGGTCTGAAAGGTATTAAAACATTATTAGAATTGGAATTTccctacatttacatttatacattttatcTGTGCATCAGTAATTATTTAAAGAATAGTGTGCAGTTACAGTTGTGTTCTGAAGATGACGGTGAGCATGGCAAAGGCAATGGATACGGCCAGCCCCAGGTCCAGATTGAGCAGGATGGTGCTTGTGAATGTTACCAGCCACACCACCTACCAGAAACACTTACGTCAGCAGGTTGAAAGCTCCAGGAAGTTCTCACAGTGAGTAAAATGAGAAGAATAAGACATACCAGATCGACCTTGTTGGTCCTCCACAGTATTGGCACATCTGTAAACTGCTTGAACATCCCTTTCAAATTTACCAACACAATTGCAGATAAGACAgcctgaggaaaaaacaaacatttacaccTTTTTTCACATCAGTGACCTCGCTCATGAATTTAATTCACTCCCAGCAAAAATAACAATCATTGTATGGAAATGATGCTGAAAGGAGAGTTACCTTGGGAAGATCTTCAAAGAGAGCAcctaattttaaaattataatcaGGACAATGACACAAGAAATCATCCCTGCAACCtggcaaaacacacacacacacacacacacacacacacacacacacacacacacacacacacacacacacatatacaatttGCAGTTATTAGAAAGTTAAATATAAAACTTAATTTGATGTAAACAGATGCATCTTTGACATCCTCAAGGGGAAACTGTTTGTGATATTTTACACATGGTGTAATCTGTCATACACACGGGACAACAACACGGgtgtttgtattgtgtttacttgtgttttgCCTCCAGTGGCCTCCTGGACGAGGGAGCGAGACATGGCGGAAGTCACAGTGTAGCACTGGAAAAAGCTGCCAATAGTGTTACTGAGACCCAAGGCAAACAGCTCctggaaaagaacaaacatgaaGACACTTCCATTGATacagacatttggttttattaacattttggTCTGGGGTGTGTAATCTTCAAGTCAAAAGCATAATATCAATCTAGAATAGAAAATGGGTGATTGAATCAGCCAGTCCTCGGTGGACCTTCATCAGCTCCACTTGTGCTTCTGAATGGAATATTTGCAGAGGTATTCTTATCTGTCTTGTAGTTTAATGATTTTCGCTGCTGTTATTACAACTAATCATCAATGATCAAATCCCCAGCGGTCACCATGAAAATGAGAAAGGCCCTCTCCCAAGGGTTTGGCCATTATGGGCTAACAGATATCTAATTGAATAACAGAAACCTGGTGGTGGGGCATGGTAGATACTGTTCTCTATGTCAACACACAACTCTAATTCTGAGGTAGCAATAAGCTATGATTCGTTGTTTTAGGTGCGCAGATATTCTTGACCTTTAACccttcatttaaaacacaatttcacGATAGTACTATTAGAAATAAAGAGCATGTTGAggtaattctatttttttcattttgcttttctaattataatttataattgcATTAGATTGACTgaacattaatttatttaaaattgacTCAGTTCATAAAGCAAATAAACAGTATAGCAAAAAAACCTGTCTATTGAGTTTTCATGTTGCACTGTCTGGAATCCAGGACAATATGACTCTTTTTTCTCAGCAGCATGAGATGTCATGGAAACGATGAATGAGCAGAGACTCAAATCTAATTCAGCAATGAATCAGAGGGATATGGGGAACATACATATAACTGTGTCCAGTGTGTTAGGTGTATTCC is a genomic window of Antennarius striatus isolate MH-2024 chromosome 2, ASM4005453v1, whole genome shotgun sequence containing:
- the LOC137602380 gene encoding kelch repeat and BTB domain-containing protein 12-like; this encodes MDAPALASALGEHGSILLRQLERMRTAGELTDVVLLAEGVPFPCHKVVLSAFSPYFQAMFTCGLKETRGAEVCLRDTPAQSLELLLDYMYRAQLHISNDNVQGVAAAAFLLHVDGAFRLCQNHMEAHMDASNCVGLYHWARDLGASSLADCAFIYLCQHFAEVCEEEEVLELDAQRLGDLLSSDDLNISKEEVVLELVLRWLQQHKESLQCEAQAVELLRHVRLELVDPGFLRKARRRNPVLLRDAECVGMIDTVLHTEASAPPHRTLRYGMETTDLLLCLGGVNTEGVPTRRGGTADLSFCFAPNGRKSYFIPSPLRGGGISGQITGGGVTRENNILVAIETEDQHRMKKMAIYRYDNSDESSWVEVCTAPHRDMYALGLLGDSIYMIGGQMKTCHRYVITASVERWSLKRGSSWLGFAPLPLPLACHCAVILKEHLYVLGGWTPQNLPDEEPDKLSNRVFQFDPGKDRWAECSRMKYSRYRCGSAVLNGEIYILGGIGCSGEDLGQSRRCLSSVEIYNPPTDTWREGPTLPMSLLSLRSNASNAGAIGEKLYVCGYFKGAGRHEIITKEILELDTADNVWTVVERRAAMQDSYDVCLVANLNPRDLFIP